Proteins found in one Fusarium oxysporum Fo47 chromosome V, complete sequence genomic segment:
- a CDS encoding putative para-hydroxybenzoate-polyprenyltransferase Coq2, with the protein MRFSRLPSLTTWHSSCACNNRFLKAPSLPQVKLFSQKPGDVPKQLSRAALSNAATCIANQSGFHTKSSHKPGLLLPQTNLLSKLPTSWIPYAELLRLQNPVGIYYLFFPCLFSTLMAASSTTPITTPGSVIGTSILFLSGAVFMRGAGCAINDLWDRNLDPHVARTRLRPLARGAITPLQALIFTSFNLLAGLGVLLQFPTSCILYGIPSLLLVVSYPLAKRITYYPQFILGLTFSWGSLMGFPALGVDIISDSTMFLAAGCLYVANIMWTVLYDMVYAHMDINDDAGVGIKSIALKHKANTKCILAGLAASMVGLLAGAGVATGAGITFYAISCGGATLTLGAMIKRVRLKDPGNIWWWFCNNCWMTGGVISLGLAIDYSLNYIEDQSEERLN; encoded by the coding sequence ATGAGATTCAGCAGGCTTCCTAGCCTCACCACTTGGCATTCGTCATGTGCCTGCAATAATCGTTTCCTAAAAGCCCCATCACTACCGCAAGTTAAACTCTTTTCTCAAAAGCCCGGTGATGTGCCAAAACAACTGTCTCGAGCCGCCCTATCTAATGCCGCCACTTGCATTGCGAATCAGTCAGGATTTCATACCAAGTCGTCTCACAAGCCCGGTCTTCTCCTGCCCCAGACCAATCTTCTTTCTAAATTGCCGACATCTTGGATTCCTTACGCTGAGCTACTTCGATTACAGAATCCAGTTGGAATATACTACCTTTTCTTTCCGTGTCTTTTTTCAACATTAATGGCTGCCTCTTCAACGACCCCTATAACCACGCCTGGTTCTGTCATTGGTACCtctattttatttctctCTGGGGCAGTGTTTATGCGTGGAGCCGGCTGTGCTATCAATGATCTCTGGGACAGGAATCTAGATCCTCATGTGGCTAGGACCCGGTTGCGACCCTTAGCAAGAGGCGCAATCACTCCACTCCAGGCTTTAATCTTCACAAGCTTTAACCTTCTTGCAGGTCTAGGAGTCCTTCTTCAGTTTCCCACCTCATGTATACTATATGGAATTCCTAGCTTGTTATTGGTTGTGAGCTATCCCCTGGCTAAAAGAATCACATATTACCCTCAATTCATCCTTGGTTTAACTTTTTCATGGGGTAGTTTGATGGGATTCCCTGCCCTTGGCGTTGATATCATATCAGATTCGACTATGTTTCTAGCTGCTGGATGCCTATACGTCGCTAACATCATGTGGACGGTTCTCTATGATATGGTTTACGCCCATATGGATATCAACGATGATGCGGGAGTTGGTATAAAAAGTATTGCCTTAAAACACAAGGCGAATACGAAGTGTATTCTGGCAGGACTAGCGGCCAGCATGGTGGGACTGTTAGCTGGGGCTGGAGTTGCTACCGGAGCTGGCATCACATTCTACGCCATTAGCTGTGGGGGAGCAACATTGACGCTCGGTGCTATGATCAAACGCGTCAGACTCAAGGATCCAGGGAACATATGGTGGTGGTTTTGCAACAACTGTTGGATGACCGGCGGTGTCATCAGTCTTGGGCTTGCTATTGATTATAGTTTGAACTATATTGAGGACCAAAGCGAAGAACGTCTTAATTGA
- a CDS encoding putative arabinosidase — protein sequence MCIAIDAAIPSTKVLDAIVIPNADNVRGYLHLPTELPAYPGVDIDWKSSHPDVVSDRPRGRIAAGVVKRPPVDSDAVTVHLTACLKDGGYRPLCRQFPVTVQPSVDVAQFSRYAMTNFARSNSNIGQQVYFATSVGNDPTAWVATNDGKAVLNSNKGMHGTRDPVVVRTPEGDRFFLIATDLNVDGVDGASRYIEVWESDDLRNWSQQRHVLVSPEEAGMTYAPEAIWDPEIGAFVVFWTSSMYPKGTHYSSDKSDSNGRYPLTGGQTFPAKVMKARTGHGTLDPVIIPDGKGYYQRIVSDRNSTGVNLTWYGLPCDSEDLYQERARSVLAQPDEWQLVATCITHRTMNTTYAEGPLVFKANPEDLRGKGYYMYADQKWAGSPSGEFMEEQYQPYWTADVGNPDWQPINWTQKPDYNLSLGVIRHGHIWSLTTAEHAALRGTNLRSINIIPPKKRVYSIGESLDLEGMIVSARYSDGITDDELFEGYGGYSISGFDPRRKGKQAVKVSYSVVGITKTASFTVKVKH from the exons ATGTGCATTGCCATTGACGCAGCTATACCTAGCACAAAAGTGCTAGACGCCATCGTTATTCCTAATGCCGACAATGTTCGTGGCTATCTGCATCTCCCAACCGAACTACCGGCGTACCCAGGTGTAGATATAGACTGGAAATCGTCTCATCCAGATGTAGTGTCAGATAGGCCTCGTGGTAGAATTGCTGCGGGTGTCGTCAAGCGGCCGCCCGTTGACTCTGATGCTGTCACGGTCCATTTGACTGCTTGCCTCAAAGACGGCGGTTATCGGCCGCTTTGTCGCCAATTTCCAGTCACGGTACAACCGTCCGTTGACGTTGCCCAGTTCTCCCGTTACGCGATGACAAATTTTGCAAGGTCAAATTCCAACATAGGCCAGCAAGTTTACTTCGCAACGAGCGTGGGTAACGATCCGACGGCCTGGGTGGCCACCAATGATGGTAAAGCTGTCCTCAACTCTAACAAAGGCATGCATGGCACCCGGGATCCCGTGGTTGTACGCACACCAGAGGGCGACAGATTCTTCCTCATTGCGACTGATCtcaacgttgacggtgtAGA TGGCGCGAGTCGCTACATCGAGGTCTGGGAATCTGACGACCTGCGGAACTGGTCCCAACAGCGCCATGTCCTTGTATCGCCAGAGGAAGCCGGAATGACATATGCCCCAGAGGCTATCTGGGATCCTGAAATCGGAGCCTTTGTTGTCTTCTGGACTTCGAGCATGTACCCAAAAGGGACGCATTACTCCAGTGACAAGAGTGATTCCAATGGACGTTATCCATTGACTGGAGGGCAAACATT CCCTGCAAAAGTGATGAAAGCGCGAACTGGGCACGGGACGCTGGATCCGGTCATTATCCCGGACGGGAAAGGATACTACCAACGCATAGTTTCCGACCGCAATTCCACAGGAGTAAATCTTACTTGGTATGGACTGCCATGCGATTCAGAAGATCTCTATCAAGAAAGAGCACGATCCGTCCTCGCACAGCCAGATGAATGGCAGCTCGTTGCAACATGCATCACGCATCGCACAATGAACACCACGTACGCCGAGGGTCCGCTGGTCTTCAAAGCAAACCCTGAGGATCTTCGGGGCAAAGGCTACTACATGTACGCAGACCAAAAGTGGGCTGGCTCGCCTTCAGGAGAATTCATGGAAGAGCAATACCAACCTTATTGGACCGCGGATGTTGGAAACCCAGACTGGCAGCCAATCAACTGGACGCAGAAGCCCGACTACAATCTGTCACTTGGAGTCATTCGACACGGCCACATCTGGTCTCTCACGACCGCTGAGCATGCAGCCCTTCGCGGGACAAACTTACGCTCTATTAACATAATCCCCCCCAAGAAGCGCGTCTACAGCATTGGCGAGTCTCTCGACCTCGAAGGCATGATTGTTTCTGCACGATACTCGGACGGTATCACAGATGATGAATTATTCGAGGGTTATGGCGGCTATTCGATCTCTGGCTTTGACCCACGCAGAAAAGGCAAGCAAGCAGTTAAGGTCTCGTACTCGGTGGTTGGTATTACCAAAACAGCCTCGTTTACCGTGAAGGTGAAACATTAA
- a CDS encoding alpha-glucuronidase precursor, with translation MLFRTAVVSSLALYGLAVAETGIDGWLRDKKLPYKAADNFKNPKSIITQNATKSSPVYTAGTELQDALAGIFGEQVPRGFKGCDHQNSIIVGTLDAYHDACGKAQLPAVIEEDGFWLSIKGGSVKIVGHNERGALYGAFEYSSMLSQGNFSDISYVSNPTNAIRWTNEWDNMDGTIEGGYGGQSIFFAQNKTMPDRARVKQYDRLLASIRINGAILTNVNANPITLKPDNVRGLGEIAAILKPYGVQIGLALNFASPQTLGGLSTFDPLEPSVISWWEDITNKIYDEIPNFAAYLVKANSEGQPGPLTYNRTLAQGANVFGDVLRPHGGIVLFRTFVYEMLNITDWKADRSAEAYDAFQGLDGKFHDNIILQMKYGPLDFQVREPAHPLFGYFKNANAGIELQIAQEYLGQQAHNVYLAPLWKEILDTDLRVDDKSSFVRDIISGKRFKRRIGAFSGVANVGMSQTWTGSHLSMSNLYAFGRLAWDPTDDPEAIIKSWSPLTFGLHRQVTDIVTRITMESWPAYLNYSSRDLGLPALTDVTNNHFGPNVRAGDDNPYGIWTRSDSFSIGMDRTVSSGTGFSGQYPPAVAEKFEHIETTPTNMILWYHHVNYTHKLPTGKTVIQHLYDAHYAGAKTAHNFPKLWMGAQRYVDEERFNSVLFQLTFQAGHSIVWRDSIVDYYHNLTGITDEAGRAGHHPWRIEAEHMSYSGYKTAVLDPIESASNATALETIGNSTVATASTKLDFKPGRYDIAVVYFDLLGGTSQWEAYLNGKLLGKWVGNLESTLSRAATTEPDSGSKARITFPNVKIAKGDIFKVVGKADRAELAPLDFVAFLPQGVID, from the coding sequence ATGTTATTTCGGACAGCAGTGGTGTCATCTCTGGCCCTATATGGCCTAGCCGTGGCCGAGACTGGCATTGATGGCTGGCTTCGCGACAAGAAGTTGCCATACAAAGCCGCCGACAACTTCAAGAATCCCAAGAGCATCATCACACAGAACGCAACCAAATCCAGCCCCGTCTACACTGCTGGCACAGAGTTACAGGACGCCTTGGCGGGTATCTTTGGAGAGCAGGTCCCACGTGGATTCAAGGGCTGCGACCACCAGAACTCCATAATTGTCGGCACTCTTGACGCCTATCATGATGCATGTGGCAAGGCACAGCTCCCCGCGGTTATCGAGGAAGATGGGTTTTGGCTGAGTATCAAAGGTGGTTCCGTCAAGATTGTCGGTCACAATGAGAGGGGCGCACTCTATGGTGCCTTTGAATATTCATCCATGCTTTCCCAAGGCAACTTCTCAGACATTTCCTACGTCTCGAATCCGACCAACGCTATCCGGTGGACCAATGAGTGGGATAACATGGATGGCACTATTGAAGGTGGCTACGGCGGCCAGTCCATCTTCTTCGCACAAAACAAGACCATGCCTGACAGGGCCCGCGTAAAGCAGTACGACCGGTTGCTGGCGTCCATCCGTATAAACGGTGCCATCTTGACCAACGTCAACGCTAACCCCATCACCCTGAAACCGGACAACGTACGTGGACTTGGCGAAATTGCGGCCATACTAAAGCCGTACGGCGTACAGATTGGCCTTGCACTCAACTTTGCATCCCCGCAGACTTTGGGTGGTCTATCGACGTTCGATCCGCTTGAGCCATCCGTTATCTCCTGGTGGGAAGACATCACAAACAAGATCTACGACGAGATTCCAAACTTTGCAGCCTACCTTGTCAAGGCCAACTCCGAAGGCCAACCAGGACCGCTTACCTATAATCGCACGCTGGCCCAAGGCGCTAATGTCTTTGGCGATGTCCTCAGACCACATGGAGGAATCGTCCTATTCCGCACCTTTGTGTACGAAATGCTTAATATCACTGATTGGAAGGCAGATCGCTCTGCAGAGGCATATGATGCGTTCCAGGGCCTCGACGGAAAGTTCCACGATAACATTATCCTTCAGATGAAGTACGGTCCGCTTGATTTCCAAGTTCGGGAACCCGCACATCCCTTGTTTGGGTACTTTAAGAATGCCAACGCTGGTATTGAGCTTCAAATTGCACAAGAGTACCTAGGACAGCAAGCCCATAACGTCTACTTGGCTCCTCTCTGGAAAGAGATATTAGATACGGATCTTCGTGTTGATGATAAGTCATCGTTTGTACGAGACATCATCTCAGGCAAACGATTCAAGCGCCGGATCGGTGCGTTCTCAGGTGTAGCCAATGTTGGGATGAGCCAGACGTGGACTGGCAGCCATCTCTCTATGTCGAACCTTTACGCCTTTGGCCGCTTGGCCTGGGACCCTACCGATGATCCCGAAGCAATTATCAAATCATGGAGTCCTCTGACGTTCGGTCTTCATCGCCAAGTGACAGATATCGTCACACGTATCACCATGGAATCGTGGCCGGCATATCTTAACTATAGCAGTAGAGACCTGGGACTGCCAGCCCTTACAGATGTTACGAATAACCACTTTGGGCCGAATGTTCGTGCTGGTGATGACAACCCCTATGGTATTTGGACTCGGTCTGATTCATTCTCTATCGGTATGGATCGCACTGTGTCGAGCGGTACAGGCTTCTCCGGTCAATATCCTCCTGCAGTTGCAGAGAAATTCGAGCACATAGAAACCACACCAACAAACATGATCTTGTGGTATCATCACGTCAACTACACACACAAGCTTCCAACTGGAAAGACGGTGATCCAACATCTCTACGATGCTCATTATGCTGGGGCCAAAACGGCGCATAACTTTCCGAAGTTATGGATGGGAGCTCAAAGatatgttgatgaagaacgCTTCAATTCTGTCCTTTTCCAGCTCACTTTCCAAGCCGGCCATTCTATTGTGTGGAGAGACTCCATAGTGGACTATTACCACAACCTTACAGGGATTACTGACGAAGCGGGACGTGCTGGTCACCACCCATGGCGCATAGAGGCCGAGCATATGTCTTACAGCGGATACAAGACCGCCGTGTTAGACCCTATTGAGTCTGCCTCTAATGCCACTGCTCTTGAAACAATAGGTAATAGTACAGTAGCCACGGCTAGTACAAAGCTCGACTTTAAGCCTGGGAGATATGACATCGCAGTTGTATAttttgatcttcttggcggGACTTCGCAGTGGGAAGCGTACCTGAACGGCAAATTATTGGGGAAGTGGGTTGGTAATCTGGAATCAACTCTCAGTCGCGCAGCAACAACTGAACCAGATAGTGGTTCCAAAGCCCGTATCACGTTCCCAAACGTGAAGATTGCTAAAGGGGATATCTTCAAGGTCGTAGGAAAGGCAGACCGCGCGGAATTGGCACCCCTTGACTTTGTAGCATTCCTCCCCCAGGGAGTTATTGATTGA